Proteins encoded together in one Williamwhitmania sp. window:
- a CDS encoding PAS domain S-box protein: protein MDFSELSKEEIINQLLTIEAKLESTEQLHAEQMAKMEQAQATLLEQEQNYREIFNSTRDAIFIHDGETGAILEVNDTMLRLFGFDNKQEVLQHNTGYVSAGDEGYTEEKALEMIHLALKTESKAFEWRAKKKNGTNFTVEVSLQQTTIGGKSRIMATVHDLTRLQKQREALTKSKANYQNLYLMLRMMCDNVEDLLWAKDLNNCYIFANKAMCERLLGANNLSEPIGKNDMYFAERERATHPDDHQWHTFGEICRDTDTIVLQNRKTERFDEYGNVRGQFLFLDVFKSPFYDEKGNIIGTVGSGRDVTREKQLEKEFNQSKKLLAKSEEKYRQLAEMATDIILMHNIDGEVTYVNPAGLKIVGLESYPKKPQNLFNYIPPEFHQQIKQGLEERLAGKMGPHITELEILNAKGERVPLEVNASPIFVNGKLDGMITICRNITERRDAEQKLRQSEEQFKSFFESNSAVMLQVDPQTGKIVRANEAAIQFYKYPEEILLSKTLYDINVDGEQETFNRISKAQHERISYFQLEQKLATGEFRVVETYPTLINVGDKSYLLSIIHDITEREIAGTALLESEKKYRDLFENMPNGYYRSTVDGKFVSVNPAFVKMLGYESSDELMKVDIPTTLNVEPSAREAIIAENKDFIEKAEIYQVKTKSGKLIWLEDNAHYIMDSSGNVQFCEGICRDITERVEYESALRNSEQRFRALVESFPDPIVLYINGKIIFINNSGLNFLRASTPDQVLDRSVLDFVHPDARVFSKERIRMTSEERKLAPLVETKFVRLDGSIADVEVVTIPITYDGKPAIATIVHDITTRKQNQEQIVMLTKGIEQSPVSVIITDTNGIIEYVNPHFCKVTGWSAKEAVGQKPSILKSGDKTSADYKLLWETITTGNDWQGEFYNRRKNGEGFWEFASISPIKNSKGKITHFIAVKEDITVRKQTELMLKEKNEEILSQNEEYQEVNERLIQTIKELNIAKEHAEESDRLKSAFLSNMSHEIRTPMNAIMGFSKMLCEAEVDENSRVEYAGILNNSCARLLNTVNDVLDISKIQAGQMEVHQGKFWLEKVFKELHSLYIGNFNKKSIAFTQFVDPVLMSTMVYSDEQKVYQILNNLLSNAYKYTDNGSVLLGSKVVKNTLEIYVTDTGVGISKENQTLIFDRFTQENMDFSREQEGTGLGLAISKGLAELLGGRINLKSEKGRGSTFTLTLPFNNSEDLAVTPTIVKKRVAIPQSMQANILIAEDDEFSFILATKTLEPYSGINILRAKTGTEAVSLCRANKSLALIFMDVKMPEMDGLEATRRIRAFNPTIPIVAVTAYALSNDKEQALMAGCDEYIAKPYSSELLIRTLAKFLAVI, encoded by the coding sequence ATGGATTTTTCTGAACTATCAAAAGAAGAGATTATAAATCAGCTATTAACAATAGAGGCTAAGCTTGAGTCCACCGAGCAACTCCATGCTGAGCAAATGGCTAAAATGGAGCAGGCACAGGCGACCTTACTGGAACAGGAGCAAAACTACCGCGAAATATTCAACTCCACCCGCGATGCAATATTTATTCACGATGGCGAAACTGGTGCAATACTAGAAGTCAACGACACCATGCTTCGCCTGTTTGGTTTCGATAATAAGCAGGAGGTGCTGCAACATAATACTGGATATGTGAGCGCAGGCGATGAAGGCTACACGGAGGAAAAAGCGCTGGAAATGATTCACCTAGCGCTTAAAACCGAGTCCAAAGCATTTGAGTGGCGTGCCAAAAAGAAAAACGGCACAAATTTCACAGTAGAGGTATCGCTTCAGCAAACTACCATTGGTGGGAAGAGTCGAATAATGGCCACAGTGCATGACCTAACCCGGCTTCAAAAGCAGAGAGAGGCGCTTACCAAAAGCAAAGCGAACTACCAAAACCTCTACCTTATGCTACGCATGATGTGCGACAACGTGGAGGATTTGCTCTGGGCCAAAGACCTAAACAACTGCTACATATTTGCCAACAAGGCCATGTGCGAAAGGCTGTTAGGAGCCAATAACCTCAGTGAACCCATTGGTAAAAACGACATGTATTTTGCTGAAAGGGAGCGGGCAACACATCCGGATGATCATCAATGGCATACCTTTGGAGAAATTTGCCGTGACACGGATACCATAGTCCTTCAAAATAGAAAAACTGAACGCTTTGATGAGTATGGAAACGTGAGGGGGCAATTCCTTTTCCTTGACGTATTCAAATCACCCTTCTACGACGAGAAGGGAAACATTATTGGAACCGTGGGTAGCGGTCGCGATGTAACCCGAGAAAAGCAGCTGGAGAAGGAGTTTAACCAATCGAAGAAGCTGCTTGCCAAAAGCGAGGAGAAGTATCGACAGCTGGCAGAGATGGCCACAGATATTATTCTTATGCACAACATCGACGGTGAAGTTACTTACGTAAACCCAGCCGGACTAAAAATTGTAGGACTTGAATCCTATCCAAAAAAACCTCAAAATCTCTTCAACTATATTCCTCCGGAATTTCACCAGCAAATAAAGCAGGGGCTTGAAGAAAGGTTGGCCGGAAAAATGGGGCCACACATAACCGAGCTTGAAATTCTCAACGCAAAGGGAGAGCGAGTACCACTGGAGGTTAATGCCTCCCCCATTTTTGTTAACGGCAAACTTGACGGCATGATAACCATTTGCCGGAATATCACTGAGAGACGGGATGCAGAGCAAAAACTCCGGCAAAGCGAGGAGCAGTTCAAGAGCTTCTTTGAGAGCAATAGCGCCGTTATGCTTCAGGTGGATCCTCAAACCGGAAAAATTGTTAGAGCAAACGAGGCGGCCATTCAATTCTACAAATATCCAGAGGAGATACTGCTTTCTAAGACTTTATATGATATTAATGTGGACGGAGAACAAGAAACCTTTAATCGGATTTCTAAAGCTCAGCATGAACGCATTAGTTACTTCCAACTTGAACAGAAGCTGGCAACTGGTGAATTCAGGGTAGTGGAAACTTACCCAACTCTCATTAATGTTGGCGACAAGAGTTATCTTTTATCCATTATACACGATATTACAGAACGGGAAATAGCAGGAACGGCTCTTTTAGAGAGTGAGAAAAAGTATAGAGACCTCTTCGAAAATATGCCCAATGGATACTACCGCTCAACTGTCGATGGAAAATTTGTTTCGGTGAATCCTGCGTTTGTAAAAATGCTGGGCTACGAAAGTTCCGACGAGCTAATGAAAGTTGATATTCCCACGACTCTAAATGTGGAGCCTTCGGCACGTGAAGCGATAATTGCCGAAAACAAAGATTTTATTGAAAAGGCTGAAATATACCAGGTGAAAACCAAAAGTGGTAAGCTAATTTGGCTTGAGGATAATGCCCACTACATAATGGATAGCAGCGGCAATGTTCAATTCTGCGAAGGCATTTGCCGCGACATTACCGAACGAGTGGAATACGAAAGTGCCCTACGGAATAGCGAGCAGCGATTTCGGGCACTGGTTGAATCATTCCCTGACCCCATTGTATTGTATATCAACGGAAAAATTATTTTCATAAACAATTCAGGACTTAATTTTTTGAGGGCCAGTACTCCCGATCAAGTGCTGGATCGATCGGTACTGGACTTTGTTCATCCCGACGCCCGAGTGTTTTCGAAGGAGAGAATTCGCATGACTTCCGAGGAACGTAAACTTGCTCCTTTGGTAGAAACAAAATTTGTCCGTCTTGATGGGAGCATTGCGGATGTGGAGGTAGTTACCATTCCAATTACTTACGATGGAAAGCCAGCTATTGCTACCATTGTTCATGATATTACCACCCGTAAGCAAAATCAAGAACAAATTGTAATGCTTACTAAAGGTATTGAGCAAAGTCCTGTATCTGTTATAATTACCGATACCAATGGGATTATAGAATATGTTAACCCCCATTTTTGTAAGGTTACAGGTTGGTCAGCCAAGGAGGCAGTTGGACAAAAGCCCAGCATTCTAAAATCGGGAGACAAAACCTCTGCCGACTACAAGCTACTGTGGGAAACCATCACTACCGGCAACGATTGGCAGGGTGAGTTCTACAATCGACGAAAAAATGGTGAAGGCTTTTGGGAATTTGCCTCCATCTCGCCCATTAAAAATAGCAAGGGAAAGATTACCCACTTTATCGCCGTAAAGGAAGATATTACCGTGCGAAAGCAAACAGAGCTCATGCTTAAGGAGAAAAATGAGGAAATCCTAAGCCAGAACGAGGAGTATCAGGAGGTAAACGAACGACTTATCCAAACAATAAAGGAACTCAATATTGCCAAGGAGCATGCAGAGGAGAGCGATCGACTAAAATCAGCCTTTCTCTCCAACATGAGTCACGAAATACGAACACCAATGAACGCCATTATGGGCTTTTCAAAAATGCTTTGCGAAGCCGAAGTAGATGAAAACTCCAGAGTTGAATATGCTGGCATTCTTAACAATAGCTGCGCAAGGTTGCTCAATACAGTGAATGATGTATTGGATATCTCGAAAATACAAGCTGGCCAAATGGAGGTTCACCAAGGCAAGTTTTGGCTCGAGAAAGTTTTTAAAGAGTTGCATTCACTTTACATTGGAAACTTCAACAAAAAGAGTATTGCGTTCACCCAATTTGTCGATCCTGTTCTAATGTCCACCATGGTCTATTCCGACGAGCAAAAGGTATACCAAATTCTAAACAACTTGCTGAGTAACGCATATAAGTATACCGATAACGGTAGCGTGTTGTTGGGAAGCAAAGTTGTGAAAAATACGCTTGAAATTTATGTTACCGATACTGGTGTTGGAATTTCAAAAGAAAATCAAACGCTCATCTTCGACCGATTTACCCAGGAAAATATGGATTTTTCGAGAGAACAGGAGGGTACCGGATTGGGTTTAGCAATTTCCAAAGGGCTAGCTGAACTTCTTGGCGGTCGCATAAATCTGAAGTCAGAAAAAGGCAGAGGCTCCACTTTTACGCTTACCCTCCCTTTCAATAATAGTGAAGATTTGGCTGTAACACCGACGATTGTAAAAAAAAGAGTTGCAATTCCACAGTCGATGCAAGCAAATATCCTCATTGCCGAGGATGATGAATTCAGCTTCATACTGGCCACAAAAACTCTTGAACCATACTCTGGCATTAATATATTGCGAGCAAAAACAGGAACAGAGGCAGTATCGCTGTGCCGGGCAAATAAATCCCTAGCACTTATTTTCATGGATGTTAAAATGCCGGAGATGGATGGCCTGGAAGCCACTCGGCGTATTAGAGCCTTTAACCCCACCATCCCTATTGTGGCAGTTACCGCCTATGCACTTTCTAACGACAAAGAACAAGCACTTATGGCTGGATGCGATGAATATATCGCAAAACCGTACTCAAGTGAGCTGCTGATTAGAACATTAGCAAAATTTTTGGCAGTCATCTAG